In bacterium, one DNA window encodes the following:
- a CDS encoding metallophosphoesterase family protein translates to MKIAIISDIHSNLEALQAVDGALSDLGALIVYFAGDVVGYGPDPNLCAAWVQERADLAVMGNHDYAALGRMDTDSFNPNARHAIEWNSDQMDEKAKDYLASLPMVLARNGVTVVHANPREPGGWDYIFSLWDAEMNFEHFEGSFCFVGHSHQPVAVGMDQAGQVSVVPGESFRVQEGARYLVNVGSVGQPRDGNPAACFGLLDTDEGLFTFVRVPYDLEVTQKKMLEAGLPRPLAERLAEGR, encoded by the coding sequence ATGAAGATCGCCATCATCTCGGACATACATTCGAACCTGGAGGCCCTTCAGGCAGTGGACGGCGCACTGAGCGACCTGGGTGCTTTGATCGTCTACTTTGCCGGCGATGTGGTCGGGTATGGGCCGGACCCCAACCTTTGCGCAGCCTGGGTCCAGGAGAGGGCCGACCTGGCTGTCATGGGTAATCACGACTACGCAGCCCTCGGGCGGATGGATACGGACAGTTTTAACCCTAACGCGAGGCATGCCATCGAGTGGAACTCTGACCAGATGGATGAAAAGGCGAAAGATTACCTTGCCTCACTCCCCATGGTCCTTGCCAGGAACGGGGTCACTGTGGTTCACGCCAACCCCCGGGAACCTGGAGGGTGGGATTACATTTTCTCCCTCTGGGACGCTGAGATGAATTTTGAACATTTCGAGGGAAGTTTCTGTTTTGTGGGACACTCACACCAGCCTGTCGCCGTCGGGATGGATCAGGCGGGTCAGGTTTCCGTGGTGCCGGGCGAGTCGTTCAGGGTTCAAGAGGGCGCCAGGTATCTGGTCAACGTGGGAAGCGTCGGACAGCCGCGAGACGGAAACCCCGCAGCCTGTTTCGGTCTCCTGGATACCGATGAGGGCCTTTTCACATTTGTCAGGGTGCCCTACGATCTGGAGGTCACGCAGAAGAAGATGCTGGAGGCCGGTCTTCCGAGGCCCCTTGCTGAAAGACTGGCGGAGGGAAGGTGA